DNA sequence from the Terriglobales bacterium genome:
CAGCGAATCGACGCTCGAAGACGCGCTGATCGCGCTGCAGCAAAACGATGTGATCGCCTATGTGGTGCAGGTAACGGATGGGCCGCATGATAACTGCGACGTATTTCACATCTTCAGTGAAGGCAAGCTAAGAAAGCTGGCTGAAGAAACCGGAGGCCGGCTTATTGAAGCGCGTGGCATGAACAAAATCGCCGACGCCTTCGATCAGATTTCTGAAGAGCTGCACCATCAGTACAGCCTCGGCTATTATCCCGACAACACAAACTGGGATGGACGCTTTCGCAAGATCCAAATTGAGGCTCAAAACCATGGTGACCGCGTGACCGCGCGCAAGGGTTACTACGCGATCCCGCCTCAGCAAAGATAATCGGCGTTGACGTGCAAGAAACGGGATTGCCTGATCTGCCCCGTTTCAAATCGACAGAGATCCTAGAAGAAAAATAGGACGGGTCAGGAGCCTGTCGGAGATAGATTTTTGCGAACGAAGAATCAACAACTTACAAATAATCGAGTCTCTGTAAGTTATTGATTCCTGGTTCGGGAATCGTTCTCTCCGACAGGCTCTCAGGCTGTTCCTCTTTCTCCCATTGCTGTTGCGGGTGCCCATCGATAAGAACGAAGGGCACCCGCTGTGTGGGTTCAATAAAGGAAAACAGAACAAAGGGTACGGCACCCGGCATAGACGAAGCAATTTTCATGGCAGAGGGGTCGGAGGTTCAACTCCTTTCTCCCCGACCAATCAATCCCTCACGGCCATTACTTGACGATCAACGTGACGGGCATAGTTACCGGCTGTACGCTTGAATTGGAGCTGGTAGCAGTCATCGTGATCGTGTAGGTTCCGGACGGCGTTCCGGGCTGTGGTGGTGGTGGTGGCGGCGGTGGTGGCGGCGGAGCAGAACCTCCGCCGCAGCCGATGGAAAGCAGCACAACGAACGTGCCAGCCGCAAAGACCCACCGTGGAATGTGCCTCCTGGATCTGTCCCGAGCAGCAAGCAGAACCATTACCAGCAGGCAGATGGCCCACAGCGGCGCAGCGCGGACGCTGAAGTTGGTCGGAGGAAGCCAAAGCGTCGGCCAAGGCGCCGTTTGGGCATGGGCGGCGGTGGTAGTCACGGTCATCGTGGAAGAGCTGCCAAAAGCCGGGTTCGGACCGAAACTTGCCGTAGCCGCCGCCGGCAATCCGGCCACACTGAAGGTCAAATTGTCGGTGAAACCTGCCGTCCGCGAGATAGCTACGGTGTAACTTGTGCTGGCTCCGGCGGAGACGGTTTGAGAAGAAGGCGTGGCGGTCAGGGCAAAAGGGGGGCCCCCCGGCGTAACCGTAAAGCTGGCAGCGCTGGTCGCGGTCCCATCCAGCGTGGTGACAGTGATGAGACCAGTGGTAGCACCGAAGGGAACTGTCGCGGTGACCGTCCCGGAGTTGCTCACTGTGAATGTAGACACCTTTCCACCAAGCGAAACTGCCGCGGCCCCGGCGAAGTTTGTGCCGGTAATCGTCACACCCGTTCCAACCGGACCGTTGGCCGGCGTAAAGGAAGTGATGGCCGGCGTAACCGTAAAGCGGGTCGTGGTCTTCAAAGGCCCGCTGCCAGGCGTGGTGACGGTGATGGGGCCAGTGGTAGCCCCGGCGGGAACTGTCGTCGTGATTGTACCGGGAGGGCTCTCCGTGAAGGTAGCCGTCACTCCGTTAAACGAAACGGCCGTGGCTCCGGCGAAGGTCGTGCCGGTAATCGTCACACCGGTTCCAACCGGACCGAAGGTCGGCGCAAACGGGCTGAAGCTAATCCCTTCGAGGAAAGCTACGATGTCGTCGGCCGCGGTGGGCCCCATCGCGGAAATGTTGATCGGGCCGGAAAACGCCCCACCTGGCGAGGTGTTGAAGAAAGCCGAATTATAGAACGCGACTACATCTTGCAACGTGGCTGCGGAGCCGTCGTGGAAGAACGGACCCAGGTTGGCGACGTTGAAAAGCTGCCGGGTGATGAACGCACGCGACCCGCAGGGTGTGCTGGGCTCGCAGGGGAGATTGTCCATTCCAGCCGAGTCGATGGTCTGGTTCACCACACCCGTGTTGAATATCACTGAGTCGGCGAGAACCGTCCCGTTGTGGCAAAGCGAGCATTTGGCGGCGCCGGAAAAGGCATTAAAGCCTCGCTGTTGAGCGGCGGTGATCACGAACCGGTTCAAATTGAACTTATTTGGGTCGGTTCCTGCCGGGAACTCCTGCGCCCGCATGAACGCTTCCAGGGCAGCCAGCTCATCGGAGGTCGGCAGCCGGAAATCCGGGTCCGATCCACCGCTGTTCCGAGTCAGCGTCCGCGGGAAGTGCTGCTTGACGGCTGCCGTCGCGAACGATTGCAGGTCGCCGACGCTGCCGCTAAGTCCAAACGGGCCAAATCTTCGGTTCAGGTTCAGGAGGTGGGGAGACTTGCGGAACACGGGCGGGGTGGGCCCGGTGGGAAGAAACCCGTCGATGTTTTCCAGGATGAGGCCCCGTCCTTGGGGGAAGTTCACCGTGTCCGCGCTGGTCCTCATCCGCTTCGGATCTTCCAGGCCGAGCACAGTCGAACCGGAGCCGAGACTTCCTGCCGTTATGCTCGCGACGGTTCCCGAACACGAGTTGCTGTCGCTCACGGTGCCGGACAAGGCCGGGTTCATGCCGCCGTAGACAAGATACGTCGTTGGCGAAACCTGCGCCAGCACCTTGGCTGTCGCTGCCGTCGCTCCGCTTCCGCTCGTTATGATGCCCTGTAACGTACCGCTGCATGGCGTGCCGCTCGAAACCCCCGCCTGGTCCAGAACCAGCGTGTTGAGATTGAAGTCGAAGCCGGGATCGAAGCTGGACGGCTTTGTCTCTCCGACGAACAACAGATCGAACGTCGTGGAGACGGTACTGAATCGCGACTGGATATTGCTCGGCGGCAACGCGAAGTTCAGGCTCGCTACGTGACAGGTTCCGCAGGTCCGCCCATTGCCCTGGAAAGTCTCCCCGTTGAACAGATTCTCGCCCTGGGCGACTTGGGTGGCTACCGGGATGATGAGCGTCTTTCCCGCATCGTTCGTCGGTGTGGGTGTCGTATTGATCGCGAAATCGGAGTTAGGGACGGAGCCACAAGAGGTAGAGGTGCGCTTCAGGCTCACCGTCTTCATGATGGGAAGGGCGGCTGTCGGGGGACCTGCAATAACGACGCCGTTGCAGCCGCCGGAGTCGGTTCCGGTCTGGGCAGCAGGAAAGCTCCCGTAGGAAACGCAGTCGGTTCGTGAACCCGCATTGCTATTCAGCGGATTGTTCGTGAAGCACACCTTCCCGCTAAGGGGGCTCAGGAGCGGCGGCATAATGAAATCGGGAGTCGGTGCTCCAGTCAGGTTCGCAAAGTCCTGGGTCGCAATCAACTGCGGGTTGGCATCGAGGGGCACATCGTGCGGGAATTTGAACTTGCCGGTTTCTCTTCCCGCGGCGTCGAAGAACACAAGCATCGCCCTCGATTGAGTCTCGCCAGTCTGCGGGCCCCATAAGTTGCCACTCCCCTCCTGCTGGATGACGATGAATTGGATTTTGGAGTTGCCATTGACGCCGGCCATGATCTCCTGAATATGGTTCTCCTCGTTGGTCGCAACAGCGCGACTCGAAGACAGCAAAAGAACGCCGAGCGCCAGGGTATAGGTGAATTGCAGATTCTTGTTCCGGTTAGTCAAGTCCTTGGCCTCCCCTTTTCCATGTTCGTCATACATGCCAGGTGCTTGCAGTCGGGATTTCCATTTGCCTGAGTGACCTTTAGCGTTAGGGGGATGCTGCTGGAAGTCGAGCCGCTTGTTCCCGTCACCTCTCTCGAAGCAGTACGAGTCATCTGCACTTGCTCGGAAAGAAAACGAGCGAACTTTTACCACATTGGGATAGCGCTCGTCGATAACTAGAAAGTAACTAGGAAGGGTGGGCCACCCTAGTTCCCGTTTTGGTTGTTGCATGCGACTTCCATGTAACGGGTGGCGGGTGGCGCATCTGTGTTCTGCTTTCTGGCTGCAACGTCCAAAGAGTGGGTGCCGCACTCTGCGCGGTTGGCAGGGTGCGCAATCATCGGAAATTGCCTGCAACTCGCTTATCCTCGATGACGATGCAAGAACATGACCCCGAAGCGGCTGACCACGGCACCGAACGTATCGGCGGAGAAAGGCAGAGTCGGCGGAGGCAACTTCGAATTGTGCGTTCCGCAACCCAAGATGGTCTGCCGCTCGCTGAGCGGCGTCCACCATCTCAGGGCGCAGGATCTACCTCGAGACCTTGTCCTGGAAGCCCACAAGCGCAGCAATCGTTAAAGCCGGCTCTCCGGGCCCGGTAGCGATATCCAGAACTGCGTTTCCGCTGCCAATCAGCCCATCGTCGATGAGAGCCTGCGTGACCGGCGCAAACATCAGCCGGATGATTCCACGGTGCTTCTCCCAAAACGGGGCAGAAGCACGCCACGCGCTCACAACCTCCTGGTCGGCTGGCATCACAGCACCTCCGAGGCGCGGCATCATACCATTCCATTTCTCGTGAGTGCCGCGCCTCCGGCGCTCGAATCTCCAAACCAACATGAAACCCAGCCTTCCGGGACTGGGCTCACGTTTGGCCAGCCGGCCCTCCGGGCCTAGCATTCTGGAGTGCCCATCGATGGTCGTCTTTTTATACGGCGTTGTTTGAGACTCGACGACCTTGTCGTTGGACAACTAAATCTTCACCTCCATCTCCAACTGTTCCATCATTTCATTCAATTTCTGATTCGCGGCAGTGTGCTTGTCCTGCAAATCGGCAAGGTTTTTCCGAAGAGACGCGAGCCCATCTTCTTCGCGGTTCAGTTCGTTCGTATAACGCTGGGCTAGCGAGCGCACTTCGGTGCCGCCTTTGAGGGCCGAGAGATTCTCGCGAAGACGCTTCTGGTCTTCGAAGATGGAGTTGATCTTGCCCTGTGTGGCCGTGATCTGCTGGGCGTAGCCTGCGATCTCATCCTTTTGCTGCATGATCGGGCGAAGCGCGTTCTCGAGCTTTTGGTTCATCCAGCCCTGGTGGGCGAAGAGAGTGATCTGGTCCGGGGTCAAATTGCTGAGCAAGTAATTCGTGCCCAAGGAGTGGACCTCTTCGAATTCGAGTGAAGAAGTTTTTTCCGGCTCAACCTTGAGGCGGAACCGATAAGCGGAGGCGGAGGTTTCTTCAGGTTTGGCACCTTCCGCAAGCTTCCATCCATTCCGCTCCGGATGCTCAATGATTACTTCGCGCTCAGCGCTGTCCTGATTGCGAACCGTGTACGTGTGATGCTGGCGCTCCTGCGACTCCTGGTACATCACGCCGCGATGGATACGGACGAGCGTGGTTAGTTGTCCCTCGCCCTTGACCTCCGGTTTCACCTGCACGGCAGGATCGGCAGCATACGAGATGAGGCGCTTCTCGTTTGGACGGATCGCATCCATCAACCCTTCTCCGGCGAAGGTCTGCGCTTCTTGAATGCTGAAGGTTCCACCATCTAGGGTGAGTCCGCTGGAGTTTGTGAGCCACAGCGCACGCAGAGGTCGTGGTCTTCCGGGACTCCAAAGCGTGACCTTCTCAGCGTCGACTCTCGCCTGCAGAATCGGAACCAAAGCGGATTGATTTTTGTGTATGGTGACCGGCTGCTTGATCCGGTACTCGAATAGGTCGCCTATGTCCTGAGTAACGGCGGTGCTTATTTGTTGCTCCATCGCGGAAATCATAGTGGAATCCGATTTGAATATTCCGCCTCCGAAGCCTGATCCGGTGCCGATCGGTCCGCCGGTCGCCTCTACAGCTAGGCTCTGCGTACTCCCGTGGATCGCTGGTGGCCTGTTTAATTCTGCGTAATTCTCCAATCGATCATTGCTACTTGTGAGGCGGTCAGCTTTGCTGGCAAGTCCCATTTGCTCGTAAAGCGTCGCGTCATGCGTTTGGGGAGTCAGCAAGGCAGTAGTTGGTAGACCGATTTCGGGTCTGCGCGTGTAGTAAGGCTGAGAGATATTCTCGATAAAGCTCTGCGGAGCTCCGGCAATCAAAGCGAGTTCGACGTTGTCCCAATCCTCCCCAACCGTGTTATCCACTACGGCCCAGCCTTGCAGTAGAGGCTTTTGCTTTGCGTCGCCGGGCAGCACGATGCGATAAGTGCTTTTCCAAACTGGGACTTCGCTGATGTAGCTGACCATCAGCTCGCGATCCCCGCTTCCTTCCGCAGAGATCGCCATCTTGCGTACATCAGCTGCGCGAGTGGATGCGATGAGCGACAGATATCGACCGACTTCCTGATTTACATCGTGCTCCAGCAGATGAATGCTCGTTGCCGGAGTAAGGCGGAAGGTGCGCAGCTCGCCGGAATCGGTGATGACCGAAAGCTCGGTATGAGGTGTGATTTGCTTCGAGCTCTCTTTGTCCTCATCACTGGACGTTGAGTTAACAGTTTCGACGCTAAGCAACCGACCAATCGCCACGGCTCCGGCGTTGCGAATTTCGACTCGGGCTCCGCGAAGAGCATCAAGGAATTCGGCAGTCGTTGTTTTTTGTCCAATGGGAATTTGCAACGCATTCAGCCGCTGGTCGAGCGGAGCGGTTGAGTTGTAGCTCACATCGGCGATGCGTCCACCGTTGAGGTCAATGGCGGTGAGCGACTTCAGAACATCGTTGAGCTGTGCTGTGGTAAACGCGATCGTGACGGTCTGATTTCCGCGCACGCGGCCATCGTGCTGAAAGTAGCCGACGCCGTTCTTGTAGAGCGCCACATGTCGAACCGGGAGTCGATCGGTCACGGTTGCACCCGGAGTCGCAATCACCGAATTTCCTGTTGCCACCGATATCGCCTCGGTTCGCGTGTGAGCGACACGCTGGGCGACCATGGTTCCGACATTCGAAACGAAGAATCCCAACAGCAGGACGAGGCGATAGTTCATAAAGGACCTCCAAATAGAGTTAATCCGGCGGCTTGGGAGAAAGGTTACGCAGCCTTATGTGATAGACACCCGAGTTGATGGTTCTTGCAGTGCGAAAGATGAGAGCTAGGGCTCACAGTTCGGCTTTTTGAACCGGAAGAGTCTCTTAATGTGCCCCGAAAACTGCAATTTAGCGCCCCAAAAAGCCGTCTAAAGTGCCCCAAAAAGTGACTTGCTTCTCGCTCAAAACGGACCTCTTTTGCTGCTGATCCAAGAGCTTCAGGCAAGGCTGGCCAAGAGTTCAGGAAGAGCCAACCGAACCTTATATATGCAATGCAGTTTTGGATGACTTTCGGCGCCATTTGAGAATTTCGCATTAGAGGCTCGTAGGCGAGTCGGGGGAAGCGAGTGGCTATCCCCCTACACTGAACGGCTAATGGCGAATCAAAAGGGAAAGTAAATCGATTTATCTTCGCCCTTACGCCAGACTCTGACTTCGACCCCAGATTTTTTCGAGCGACTTTCCAAGATCTCCGCTCCGCGGGGAGAAACCTTCAGCAAAGTTCACAACAAACGCGGGAAATCGAGTAGCGGGTTTTCAGTTCATTGCTGCCAAAATGGAGTGATGTGAATCGAGGGGCAATCGCCGAACAGGTTATCGCTGGTTGCGTGCGAGGTTCGCATCTTCCAAATTACGTATTTTCTGCTACATACAGCCATTTTCCGTTGAGCCTGCCCTAATCCCCGTTCACTGATTTGTAACCCCCGTTCAGCGTTTCTTGGTTGGGAGGACCGGGAAGCTGCCCTTAGGATGAAGCTGTTGTCGTGTAACTCACCGCAGTTCTGTAGCGATCAGCAGTAAAAATCTAGCGCCGCCCCCAAGGTGCAGTTCCGCGGCGAGGAGCACATGGATGCCGAAAGCCATTAAGTATGTTGAGAAGGCAGTCACAATTGCCGCCAACGGAGCATGGCAAGTATTCGACAGACTCAACAGCTTTAAACCCAACCCGTCTTTCACGCCGAAGTGGTCGGATAAGCCCCTACTAAAGTCCTACGAAAAGCAGAAACCGCCGCTGGGATGGCCCCGCACAACTGACTCTCTTTGTCCGAAATGCGTTCCTGAAATCCGCCAGCAGATCGTTGACGGCAAATTGCCCCACGAGATTCTTCTGAACGAAAAGGCGGGTGAGATCAAAGCTCAGATCATCGAGCGCGACGGCAAGATCCTGATGGTGAAGGATTGCCCGAAACATGGCCACTTCGAAGACGTAATGGCCATCGACACCCAGTTCTTCCGCCACCTCGAAGAAGTCTTTCCCGGCCGCGATATCCGCGCGCACAGTGACGAAAAGCTGCACAATCACGGGACATCGACGATCAAGCACGGCCGCGGATCGGTGCTAACAATCGACCTCACCAACCGCTGCAACATGATGTGCGATCCCTGCTTCATGGATGCCAACCAGGTTGGATTTGTGCACGAGCTGACGTGGGACGAGATCAAGACGATGCTCGACAACGCGATCTCGATCAAGCCGCGTCGTCAGATGTCGGTTCAGTTCTCCGGTGGTGAGCCAACGCTTTCACCGTACTTCCTCGACGCTGTCGCGTACTCGCGCAAGGTTGGCTACAACTCGGTGCAGGCCGCCAGTAACGGAATTGAGTTTGCCAAGAGCGAAGAGTTCTGCCGCCAGGCCGCAGAAGCCGGCCTGCGTTACGTTTATCTCCAGTTCGACGGAATCGGAAACGCCGCCAATTCGCACCGCAAGGTCGGCAATCTCTTTGACGTAAAGCTTAAGGCGATTCACAACCTGCACAACGCCGGCGTAGAAATCGTTCCAGTCACCACGATTGTCAACGGCATCAACAACGAGCAGGTAGGCCGCATTATCCAGTTCGCGCTCGACAATCCCAAGACCATCAGCTTCCTCAGCTTCCAGCCGGTTTCGTTCACTGGCCGGGACGAGGAAGTCACCGACGAGCGCCGCATGGCGCAGCGTTACACGCTTTCCCACCTGGCACACGACGTGAAAGACCAGGTCGGGCTGGGTGAGCCGTCGCGCGACTGGTTCCCGATTTCGTTTATGAGCACATTCTCCGATTGGGCCGATTTGGTACACGGTCCGAACGCTGATTGGGGACAGCTATCTTGCGGATGCCATCCGAACTGCGGAATCGGCACGGCAATGATGATCGATAAAGAGACCAAAGAAGCGGTCCCCGTCCCCGCATTCCTGAAAATGGAACGGTTCGCGAAAGACGTTGCCAGGATCAACGACGCTGGCCGCGGCCGCTTCCTTTCCGTTCTGGGAATGGCGCTCGCGTTGACGCGCAACTACGATCCGTTCAAGTCCCCGACGCACTTCAAGATGAAGGACTTGCTCCAGAAGTTTGACAAGTCTTTCGGTGCCAGCAAGAACGCCGACAAGAAGTACGGCAGCGTGAAAGGCGAGCGCACGTTGGAAGATATCGAGAAGCGCCGCAAAGACCGCTGGAACTTCCTCTTCGTTGCCGGAATGTGGTTCCAGGATCTGTTCAACTACGACTTCCGCCGCACCGAGCAGTGCATCATCCCGTACGCCACGCAGGAAGGTGAAATCTCCTTCTGCGCCTATAACACCGGCGTGGGCTGGCGAAACATCATCGAGAAGATGCACATGACGGCGACCCTCACCAAGTGGTACGACGAGCACGGCCGTCACGAGATCTTCGCAGGCGGCAAGAATGTTGGCCTCGAAGACTCTTCGCACAAGCTCAAGCTCGTGCAAGAGCATGTGAATGCTGCCGCGAATACTACTCTCGACGAGCTAGGTATCGCCAAGAATTCGCGTGAAGAGAAGATTCGCGCCCGCGACGCCAAGCTAAAACAAGGCGCCGAGAACGCTCGCATGATGGCGCTCTATCGCAAAGAAATCCTGAAAGAGCAGGCGCCGGAAGGTGGATTCATTCCAGTATCAAACCTGATCGCGCCGGCTCCCAAGAAGATCGCTCAAGAGGTCGCCGAGACTGAAGAGCCCGTCCTGGGAGATTAAGTCCAAGCAAGTTTCTTCCTCTGATGTAGTCCTCACTCAAGGCCGCCTAGTAAGGCGGCCTTTTTGTTTCAATTTGACGTTTGGACCTTTAGGTGAACTGAACAATCTTCTCGTTGACTACTCCGCTCCCTGTTCTTCCCTCGGCGCGTGATGCGGCAAGGCCTGCGGCATCTCAGAGACGTTCCAGGCCCAGGCCGCGAGCAGGCCTGCTCCCTGATTGATCTCGTCGGGAATTACTTTGTCGAACGTATCTGCCTGGCTGTGATGTGCCTGCCCATAATGGTCCGGTTTTTGCAAACCAAAGTATGCCGGCACGCCTTTGTTGAGGAACTCCACGTGATCGGAAGAGCCATAGTAGCGGGTATCTAACGCATCCAGCCCGAAGAGTTCCTGCAGTGGCTGATAGATCTCCTGCATTAACGGAACAGTTTCGTACTGATTTTCGAGGACAATCGTGAACACTTTGGCGGTTCCGAGGTCGAGAATCAGAGCTGCATCTATTTTGGGAATCTCGGCTTCATGGTTCTTCACGAAGAGTTCAGCTCCAGTTCCGCCCTCCTCCTCACCTGTGAAGAGAATGAAGGTTATAGTTCGCTTCGGTTTCCAGCCAAGCGCACTCAGTGTGCGGGCGGCTTCCAGCGTGGCCATCGCGCCGGTACCGTTGTCGATCGCGCCTTGGCCGAGGTCCCAGGAATCGAGGTGTCCGCCGACGATTACGCGTTCTTCCGGATGTTCACTGCCCTTTATCTCTGCCACGGTAATTGAAGTCTTCGCCGGATTCGGGCTGAACGTGCCGGTCAAATTGATCTTCATCGACACTGGCCCACGCTGCAGCAGGCGATAAATCAAGCTGTAATCCTCGTGCGCGAGGAACGCAGTCGGAAGCCGCGAAGGCTGATACCGGCTGAAGGCGGTCATATTGAACAGCGAATCGCGCTTACCGCTATCTATCAGCACAACCGCTGCACCCGCGTCGGCTGCGGCCTGCATCATCTGCTGACGCTCGCGAAAACGGGCACGCGCTCCCGCATTGGGGACGCCGCGTCTCGGAGGAATCACGGCGTCGTAGGCATTGTTCGGGATTTCGTTCTCTGGAGAAAGCTCTGCAGGCGGGCGCGTCATGATGATTGCACCCTTCAGCTTGGACTTCTGCTTCTCTACGTCGGAGGAGTTAGCCAAGTTCAAAAAGATCACGTTTCCAGTAACCGCACCATCTGTGGCTTTACTCCATCCGGCGGAGCGGATCTCGATCGGTCGTGTGAAGGGAGCTGTGATTTCAGCTGTATCCTGCCCACGCGTCCACGCATGGGGAATCTCAGTGGTTTCGAGATGGGCGTCGATGCCGTAGTCCTTGAAGCGCTGTAGTGTCCAATCGCTGGCGCGGTTCATTTGTGGCGATCCAGTCAGGCGCGGTCCAATTTCCGTAGTGAGGTACTCGAGGTTCTTCATCAGCTCGGAGTGCGCCTTCACTTCGTCGACTATTTTCTGGTCCGCCTGCTCCATTGCAGTTCTGTACGCCCGCTTTTCATCGTCGGTGCGGGTTGTAGTTGGTGTGCTGGACGGAGCTTGGGCTATAAGTTGTGCTGCGATGAAGGCGATCGTGGCTAGCAAGAAAGGGAAGGAAATTGACCGCTTGCGCGGGAGCAATAGACTCATCAGTTCTCCGGAACAATTTGATGACAAGAGACTGATTAGGGTAGCAGATAGGGAACAGGAGACAGTGAACAGGAAGGCGCATGGGTTTCCTGTTCCCTGTCCCCTATAACCTCTTCGCTAGCCTTTACTGTCCAGCAGTCGCGCGAATAGGAGTCTGCTCGCTTCCCGCATCTTCGAAACTGAAGTGCGTCGAAATGTTCGGATATTCCGTGTGATTCAGTTCGACATACGGATAGACAAAGTAGTTCAAGGGACCCCCGTCCTGCTTAGGCGAGAGAATTAAGTCGCGGCCGACGGAGAATTGCACGCGATTGTCATCCCAGTGTCCGAAGAAGAACTCGCGCTGTTCGGGATGCTTCCATGCTTCGGAGATATCTACCGGAATCCATCCGCGGTCTTTGGTGTAGAAGTCTGCCCAGCAATGGTAGCCAGCAACGTCTCCCTCGTGTTTGTCTGCCGGAATCGGGAAACCGATCTCGAATCGCGAAGGAATGTGTTGCGAGCGCGCCATCGAGATGAAGAGGGAATGGAAGTCCGTGCAGTTCCCGCGCTTGGCATTACAGGCGTACAGGGTGTCGCCGTGTCCCCATCCGGTGCCGCTCTTGTCGTAACGCATGTTAGCGAGCACGTACTCGTAAATGGCGCGGCCCTTCTCATAGTCCCCGCCTTTGACTTCCGAAACTTGCTTAACTGCAAGCTCCGCAGGCAATCCGGTGGTCGGAACTAGCTTGTCGGGAGCGAGAAGACGTTTGAATTCGGCTGCTTCCAAGCCAGCTCCACCGGCTGAACTTTGGCGCCGAACGACATCGTAGACGATATCGAAAGCGTACTCGTCCTTGGCTGC
Encoded proteins:
- a CDS encoding radical SAM protein, with the translated sequence MPKAIKYVEKAVTIAANGAWQVFDRLNSFKPNPSFTPKWSDKPLLKSYEKQKPPLGWPRTTDSLCPKCVPEIRQQIVDGKLPHEILLNEKAGEIKAQIIERDGKILMVKDCPKHGHFEDVMAIDTQFFRHLEEVFPGRDIRAHSDEKLHNHGTSTIKHGRGSVLTIDLTNRCNMMCDPCFMDANQVGFVHELTWDEIKTMLDNAISIKPRRQMSVQFSGGEPTLSPYFLDAVAYSRKVGYNSVQAASNGIEFAKSEEFCRQAAEAGLRYVYLQFDGIGNAANSHRKVGNLFDVKLKAIHNLHNAGVEIVPVTTIVNGINNEQVGRIIQFALDNPKTISFLSFQPVSFTGRDEEVTDERRMAQRYTLSHLAHDVKDQVGLGEPSRDWFPISFMSTFSDWADLVHGPNADWGQLSCGCHPNCGIGTAMMIDKETKEAVPVPAFLKMERFAKDVARINDAGRGRFLSVLGMALALTRNYDPFKSPTHFKMKDLLQKFDKSFGASKNADKKYGSVKGERTLEDIEKRRKDRWNFLFVAGMWFQDLFNYDFRRTEQCIIPYATQEGEISFCAYNTGVGWRNIIEKMHMTATLTKWYDEHGRHEIFAGGKNVGLEDSSHKLKLVQEHVNAAANTTLDELGIAKNSREEKIRARDAKLKQGAENARMMALYRKEILKEQAPEGGFIPVSNLIAPAPKKIAQEVAETEEPVLGD
- a CDS encoding DUF4139 domain-containing protein, with the protein product MNYRLVLLLGFFVSNVGTMVAQRVAHTRTEAISVATGNSVIATPGATVTDRLPVRHVALYKNGVGYFQHDGRVRGNQTVTIAFTTAQLNDVLKSLTAIDLNGGRIADVSYNSTAPLDQRLNALQIPIGQKTTTAEFLDALRGARVEIRNAGAVAIGRLLSVETVNSTSSDEDKESSKQITPHTELSVITDSGELRTFRLTPATSIHLLEHDVNQEVGRYLSLIASTRAADVRKMAISAEGSGDRELMVSYISEVPVWKSTYRIVLPGDAKQKPLLQGWAVVDNTVGEDWDNVELALIAGAPQSFIENISQPYYTRRPEIGLPTTALLTPQTHDATLYEQMGLASKADRLTSSNDRLENYAELNRPPAIHGSTQSLAVEATGGPIGTGSGFGGGIFKSDSTMISAMEQQISTAVTQDIGDLFEYRIKQPVTIHKNQSALVPILQARVDAEKVTLWSPGRPRPLRALWLTNSSGLTLDGGTFSIQEAQTFAGEGLMDAIRPNEKRLISYAADPAVQVKPEVKGEGQLTTLVRIHRGVMYQESQERQHHTYTVRNQDSAEREVIIEHPERNGWKLAEGAKPEETSASAYRFRLKVEPEKTSSLEFEEVHSLGTNYLLSNLTPDQITLFAHQGWMNQKLENALRPIMQQKDEIAGYAQQITATQGKINSIFEDQKRLRENLSALKGGTEVRSLAQRYTNELNREEDGLASLRKNLADLQDKHTAANQKLNEMMEQLEMEVKI
- a CDS encoding VWA domain-containing protein; this encodes SESTLEDALIALQQNDVIAYVVQVTDGPHDNCDVFHIFSEGKLRKLAEETGGRLIEARGMNKIADAFDQISEELHHQYSLGYYPDNTNWDGRFRKIQIEAQNHGDRVTARKGYYAIPPQQR
- a CDS encoding M20/M25/M40 family metallo-hydrolase, producing the protein MSLLLPRKRSISFPFLLATIAFIAAQLIAQAPSSTPTTTRTDDEKRAYRTAMEQADQKIVDEVKAHSELMKNLEYLTTEIGPRLTGSPQMNRASDWTLQRFKDYGIDAHLETTEIPHAWTRGQDTAEITAPFTRPIEIRSAGWSKATDGAVTGNVIFLNLANSSDVEKQKSKLKGAIIMTRPPAELSPENEIPNNAYDAVIPPRRGVPNAGARARFRERQQMMQAAADAGAAVVLIDSGKRDSLFNMTAFSRYQPSRLPTAFLAHEDYSLIYRLLQRGPVSMKINLTGTFSPNPAKTSITVAEIKGSEHPEERVIVGGHLDSWDLGQGAIDNGTGAMATLEAARTLSALGWKPKRTITFILFTGEEEGGTGAELFVKNHEAEIPKIDAALILDLGTAKVFTIVLENQYETVPLMQEIYQPLQELFGLDALDTRYYGSSDHVEFLNKGVPAYFGLQKPDHYGQAHHSQADTFDKVIPDEINQGAGLLAAWAWNVSEMPQALPHHAPREEQGAE
- a CDS encoding IPT/TIG domain-containing protein is translated as MQQPKRELGWPTLPSYFLVIDERYPNVVKVRSFSFRASADDSYCFERGDGNKRLDFQQHPPNAKGHSGKWKSRLQAPGMYDEHGKGEAKDLTNRNKNLQFTYTLALGVLLLSSSRAVATNEENHIQEIMAGVNGNSKIQFIVIQQEGSGNLWGPQTGETQSRAMLVFFDAAGRETGKFKFPHDVPLDANPQLIATQDFANLTGAPTPDFIMPPLLSPLSGKVCFTNNPLNSNAGSRTDCVSYGSFPAAQTGTDSGGCNGVVIAGPPTAALPIMKTVSLKRTSTSCGSVPNSDFAINTTPTPTNDAGKTLIIPVATQVAQGENLFNGETFQGNGRTCGTCHVASLNFALPPSNIQSRFSTVSTTFDLLFVGETKPSSFDPGFDFNLNTLVLDQAGVSSGTPCSGTLQGIITSGSGATAATAKVLAQVSPTTYLVYGGMNPALSGTVSDSNSCSGTVASITAGSLGSGSTVLGLEDPKRMRTSADTVNFPQGRGLILENIDGFLPTGPTPPVFRKSPHLLNLNRRFGPFGLSGSVGDLQSFATAAVKQHFPRTLTRNSGGSDPDFRLPTSDELAALEAFMRAQEFPAGTDPNKFNLNRFVITAAQQRGFNAFSGAAKCSLCHNGTVLADSVIFNTGVVNQTIDSAGMDNLPCEPSTPCGSRAFITRQLFNVANLGPFFHDGSAATLQDVVAFYNSAFFNTSPGGAFSGPINISAMGPTAADDIVAFLEGISFSPFAPTFGPVGTGVTITGTTFAGATAVSFNGVTATFTESPPGTITTTVPAGATTGPITVTTPGSGPLKTTTRFTVTPAITSFTPANGPVGTGVTITGTNFAGAAAVSLGGKVSTFTVSNSGTVTATVPFGATTGLITVTTLDGTATSAASFTVTPGGPPFALTATPSSQTVSAGASTSYTVAISRTAGFTDNLTFSVAGLPAAATASFGPNPAFGSSSTMTVTTTAAHAQTAPWPTLWLPPTNFSVRAAPLWAICLLVMVLLAARDRSRRHIPRWVFAAGTFVVLLSIGCGGGSAPPPPPPPPPPPQPGTPSGTYTITMTATSSNSSVQPVTMPVTLIVK